The region CCCGCGAGTCGATCACCCGAGCGCCCTGGCACCATGCGACGGCGTGGATCAAGGAGTGGCCGCTGACGCCGGTCGGGGTGAATTTCCTGGCTCCGCTGCTGGTGCACACCCCGGACGTGATCCGTACGGTCGCGGTGACGATGGACCTCGAACCGACCGATGTGGCGATCGAGCGGATGCTCACCGAGAAGACCAACGACGACGCGGAGGCCAGCCGGGCCGCCAAGATGAACCGGGTGGTGGACCCGCGCGACGTGGCCCACCACGGCCGGATCGACCAGCGCGGCGAGGACCTGGCCAGCGGCGCCGCGGGAGTGAACCTGGTGGGCTACATCACGGTGTCCTCGCGCTCCCCCGAAGCGCTGGCGCGCGACAAGCGCACCATCCGCGCTTCCGCCGGTAAGTCGTATTTGAAGCTCGAATGGTGCGATCGTGAGCACCACCGGGCATTCGTCAATACGTTGCCCTTCGCGACCGGCATCCGCCGCTAGGTCCCGCCCAGCCCGCCCATACGAGGAGAGGCCATCGCCATGCCCATGTTGGACCCTCTTTCGGCGCTCACCGACGCGTTCACCGGCTTCCTGTTCGGCCGGGTCGAGTCGACCCGGCTGCCGGTACGCACCTCGACGGGACAGGCGCAGGCGGTCTACCTGCCGACGGCGGCGCCGGGGCTCGGCGACTCCGGGGTGATCATCGGCCGCGAGGTCTACTCGGGCAAGGGCTACATCTACGACCCCTTCCAGCTCTACGGCCAGCAGCTGCCCGCCCCGCACTGGCTGGTGCTCGGCGAGTCCGGCAACGGCAAGTCGGCGCTGGAGAAGACGTACGTGCTGCGCCAGCTGCGCTTCCGCGACCGGCAGGTGGTGGTGCTCGACGCGCAGGGCGAGGACGGCGTCGGCGAGTGGAATCTGATCGCGCGGGCGATGGGCCTGACCCCGATCCGCCTCGACCCGATGGCGGCCCTGGACGGCGGCATCAAGCTCAACCCGCTGGACCCGGCGATCACCGTGACCGGACAGCTGGCGCTGCTGCGCACCATCATCGAGGTGGCGATGGGCCGCGGCCTCGACGAGCGGTCCGGCTTCGCGCTGAAGGTCGCGCACGCCTATGTGGCCGAGACGGTGACGGAGCGCCAGCCGATCCTCACCGACATCGTCGACCGGCTGCGGCACCCGATGCCGGAGTCCGCCGAGGCGATGAACGTCGACCTGGACGACGTGCGCGCCTGGGGCCTGGACGTGGCTCTGGTGCTCGACCGGCTGGTCGACGGCGACCTGCGCGGCATGTTCGACGGGCCGACCAGCGCGGGCATCGACCTGGACTCGCCGCTGATCGTCTTCGACCTGTCGCACATCGACCGCAATTCCATCGCGATGCCGATCCTGATGGCCATCGTCGGGGTGTGGCTCGAACACACCTGGATCCGCCCGGACCGGAAGAAACGCATCTTCCTGGTCGAAGAGGCCTGGCACATCATCAACTCGCCCTTCGTGGCGCAGCTCTTCCAGCGGCTGCTGAAGTTCGGCCGCCGGCTCGGCCTGTCCTTCGTCGCCGTCGTCCACCACCTGTCCGACGTGGTCGACGGGGCCGCGGCGAAGGAGGCCGCGGCGATCCTCAAGATGGCCTCCACCCGCACCATCTACGCCCAGAAGGCCGACGAGGCGCGCGCGACCGGGCGGGTGCTCGGCCTGCCGCGCTGGGCGGTGGAGATCATCCCGACGCTGACCCCCGGCATCGCCGTATGGGACGTCAACGGCAATGTGCAGGTGGTCAAGCACCTGATCACCGAGACGGAACGCCCGCTGGTCTTCACCGACCGCGCCATGACCGAGACCTCGGTGCAGCACGCCGCCGGCATGGCGGCGGAGGCGGAGGCAGAAGCCGAGGCGGAAGCCCGGGCGGAGGCACACGCCGCCGCACAGG is a window of Streptomyces sp. NBC_01477 DNA encoding:
- a CDS encoding ATP-binding protein, encoding MLDPLSALTDAFTGFLFGRVESTRLPVRTSTGQAQAVYLPTAAPGLGDSGVIIGREVYSGKGYIYDPFQLYGQQLPAPHWLVLGESGNGKSALEKTYVLRQLRFRDRQVVVLDAQGEDGVGEWNLIARAMGLTPIRLDPMAALDGGIKLNPLDPAITVTGQLALLRTIIEVAMGRGLDERSGFALKVAHAYVAETVTERQPILTDIVDRLRHPMPESAEAMNVDLDDVRAWGLDVALVLDRLVDGDLRGMFDGPTSAGIDLDSPLIVFDLSHIDRNSIAMPILMAIVGVWLEHTWIRPDRKKRIFLVEEAWHIINSPFVAQLFQRLLKFGRRLGLSFVAVVHHLSDVVDGAAAKEAAAILKMASTRTIYAQKADEARATGRVLGLPRWAVEIIPTLTPGIAVWDVNGNVQVVKHLITETERPLVFTDRAMTETSVQHAAGMAAEAEAEAEAEARAEAHAAAQVALAKQMADDAVA